One genomic window of Deinococcus aetherius includes the following:
- the ureC gene encoding urease subunit alpha, with amino-acid sequence MKVSRRQYADLYGPTTGDRVRLGDTALLIQIERDLTTYGEEVKFGGGKVIRDGLGQSSTATRGDPDVPDLVITNAVILDHWGVIKADVGVKDGRISAIGKAGNPGTQDGVTPGLTIGASTEIVAGEGHILTAGGVDTHIHFIAPQQCWTALESGVTTMIGGGTGPTAGTSATTCTPGEWHIHRMLEALDALPLNFGLLGKGNASTQAPLAEQIRAGALGLTLHEDWGTTPAAIHAALSVADDFDVQVAIHTDTLNESGFVEDFIRAFAGRTIHTFHTEGAGGGHAPDIIRVAGLPNVLPSSTNPTMPFTVNTLHEHLDMLMVCHHLSPRIPEDVSFAESRIRPETIAAEDVLHDLGVFSMMSSDSQAMGRVGEVITRTWQTAHKMKVQRGPLSIPGLGEDRRADNLRARRFVAKYTINPAIAHGVAHEVGSVEVGKLADLVLWKPAFFGAKPAMVLKGGLVVAAQMGDANASIPTPQPVYPRPMFAAHGGARAGTCLHFVSAASLEGGRLPEVARPYRAVKDTRSIGKKDMLLNAGTPDLQVDPETYEVRVNGDLVTCEPLDRLPLAQKYFLF; translated from the coding sequence GTGAAGGTTTCCCGCCGTCAGTACGCCGACCTCTACGGCCCCACCACCGGGGACCGGGTGCGGCTGGGCGACACGGCCCTCCTCATCCAGATCGAGCGCGACCTGACGACCTACGGCGAGGAGGTGAAGTTCGGCGGCGGCAAGGTCATCCGCGACGGGCTGGGGCAGAGCAGCACGGCCACGCGGGGGGATCCGGACGTGCCCGATCTGGTCATCACCAACGCGGTGATTCTCGACCATTGGGGCGTCATCAAGGCGGATGTGGGCGTGAAGGACGGGCGGATCAGCGCCATCGGCAAGGCGGGCAATCCCGGCACCCAGGACGGCGTCACGCCGGGACTGACCATTGGGGCCAGCACGGAGATCGTGGCGGGCGAGGGGCACATCCTCACGGCGGGCGGGGTGGACACGCACATCCACTTCATCGCCCCGCAGCAATGCTGGACGGCGCTGGAATCGGGCGTGACGACCATGATCGGCGGCGGCACCGGGCCGACGGCGGGCACGAGCGCGACGACCTGCACGCCCGGCGAGTGGCATATCCACCGGATGCTGGAAGCCTTGGACGCTCTGCCGCTCAACTTCGGCTTGCTGGGCAAGGGAAACGCGAGCACGCAGGCACCGCTGGCCGAGCAGATTCGCGCGGGGGCGCTGGGCCTCACGCTCCACGAGGACTGGGGGACCACGCCCGCCGCCATCCACGCGGCCCTCAGCGTGGCCGACGACTTCGACGTGCAGGTGGCGATCCACACCGATACCCTGAACGAGTCGGGCTTCGTGGAGGATTTCATCCGGGCTTTTGCCGGGCGCACCATCCATACCTTCCACACCGAGGGGGCGGGGGGCGGTCACGCGCCGGACATCATCCGGGTGGCGGGGTTGCCCAACGTGCTGCCCAGTTCCACCAATCCCACCATGCCCTTCACGGTGAACACCCTTCACGAGCACCTCGACATGTTGATGGTCTGCCACCACCTCTCGCCGCGCATCCCCGAGGACGTGTCCTTTGCCGAGAGCCGCATCCGCCCCGAGACGATTGCCGCCGAGGACGTGCTGCACGACCTGGGCGTCTTCTCCATGATGAGCAGCGACTCGCAGGCGATGGGCCGGGTGGGCGAGGTGATCACGCGCACCTGGCAGACGGCCCACAAGATGAAGGTCCAGCGCGGGCCGCTCTCCATCCCCGGCCTCGGGGAGGACCGCCGCGCCGACAACCTGCGCGCCCGGCGTTTCGTCGCCAAGTACACGATCAACCCGGCGATCGCCCACGGCGTCGCGCACGAGGTGGGGAGCGTGGAGGTCGGCAAGCTGGCAGACCTGGTGCTGTGGAAACCTGCCTTCTTCGGGGCGAAACCGGCGATGGTCCTCAAGGGCGGGCTCGTCGTGGCGGCTCAGATGGGGGACGCCAACGCGAGCATTCCCACCCCCCAGCCCGTCTACCCCCGCCCCATGTTCGCGGCGCACGGCGGGGCCCGGGCGGGCACCTGCCTGCACTTCGTCTCGGCGGCGAGTCTGGAAGGAGGTCGTCTCCCCGAGGTGGCCCGTCCCTACCGCGCCGTGAAAGACACCCGCTCCATCGGGAAGAAGGACATGCTCCTCAATGCCGGGACGCCCGACCTTCAGGTGGACCCCGAGACCTACGAGGTGCGGGTAAACGGCGACCTGGTGACCTGCGAGCCGCTGGACCGGCTGCCGCTGGCGCAGAAGTATTTCCTGTTCTGA
- a CDS encoding urease subunit gamma, producing MQLTERERDKLLIFTAAEVARHRRARGLKLNHPEAVALITAEVLEGIRDGRSVEDLMGWGATLLTPDDVMDGVPELIHDIQVEGTFPDGTKLVTIHDPIRGSASGVVAGEYLLEEGEIELNAGRPVTALTVANTADRPIQVGSHFHFFEVNAGLRFDRAAAYGQRLNIPAGTAVRFEPGEEKGIELVPLGGTRSVYGMNALVSGELDAPRMREAALERARAAGFGGTE from the coding sequence ATGCAACTGACCGAACGGGAACGCGACAAGCTGCTGATCTTCACTGCCGCCGAGGTGGCGCGCCATCGCCGGGCGCGCGGACTGAAACTCAACCACCCCGAGGCGGTGGCCCTCATCACCGCCGAGGTGCTCGAAGGCATCCGCGACGGGAGAAGCGTGGAGGACCTGATGGGCTGGGGCGCGACCCTGCTCACCCCCGACGACGTGATGGACGGCGTGCCCGAACTCATCCACGACATTCAGGTCGAGGGCACCTTCCCCGACGGCACCAAGCTGGTCACCATCCACGACCCCATCCGCGGCAGCGCGAGCGGGGTGGTCGCCGGGGAATACCTGCTGGAGGAGGGCGAGATCGAGCTGAACGCCGGACGGCCCGTCACGGCGCTGACGGTGGCGAACACCGCCGACCGGCCCATCCAGGTGGGCAGCCACTTCCATTTCTTCGAGGTGAACGCCGGGCTGAGGTTCGACCGCGCCGCCGCCTACGGCCAGCGCCTGAACATCCCCGCCGGAACCGCCGTCCGCTTCGAGCCCGGCGAGGAAAAGGGCATCGAACTCGTCCCGCTGGGGGGAACGCGCTCGGTGTACGGCATGAACGCGCTCGTCAGCGGGGAACTCGACGCGCCGAGGATGCGGGAGGCGGCGCTGGAGCGCGCGCGGGCGGCAGGCTTCGGGGGGACGGAGTGA
- a CDS encoding ABC transporter permease — translation MRLSPVVNPGPLRLLLVTLAAVLVAALICAGVFALYGVSPLEAYRSMLGSTLGDPVGLSEVARRFIPLLLIGAGLALAYRAQFVNIGGEGQLLLGAVGGSGIALFLPPGPWTLPLMFLLGALAGGLWAWIAVWLKVRYRVNEIVTTLMLNYVAVSLVLYLINGPWKGRNVQGYVYSDLFPDAATLPVLGGTQVHWPTLVLGVLVAAGLQFLLTRSVFGYRLRVVGENPAAAGYAGISAGRVMTLAALITGGAAGLAGVGEVAGIHHRLIEPGQLSLGYGFTAVIVAWLARGNPLAALLTAPLMGVILAGGDVLKIDQNMPFRIVDVFSGVMLLCLIVSELFVQNRVRLGTGRAHG, via the coding sequence ATGCGCCTCTCGCCCGTGGTGAACCCCGGTCCGCTGAGGTTGCTGCTCGTCACGCTGGCCGCCGTCCTGGTCGCCGCCCTGATCTGTGCCGGGGTCTTCGCCCTTTACGGGGTGAGCCCGCTGGAGGCCTACCGCAGCATGCTGGGCAGCACCCTGGGCGACCCGGTCGGCCTCTCCGAGGTGGCCCGGCGCTTCATCCCCCTGCTGCTGATCGGGGCGGGGCTCGCCCTGGCCTACCGCGCCCAGTTCGTGAACATCGGCGGCGAGGGGCAACTCCTGCTCGGGGCGGTGGGCGGCTCCGGCATCGCCCTGTTCCTTCCGCCCGGGCCCTGGACGCTGCCGCTGATGTTCCTCCTCGGGGCGCTGGCGGGCGGCCTGTGGGCCTGGATCGCCGTGTGGCTCAAGGTGCGCTACCGGGTCAACGAGATTGTGACCACGCTGATGCTGAACTACGTGGCCGTCAGCCTCGTGCTGTACCTCATCAATGGGCCCTGGAAGGGGCGCAACGTGCAGGGCTACGTGTACTCGGACCTGTTCCCGGACGCGGCCACCCTGCCCGTCCTCGGGGGCACGCAGGTCCACTGGCCGACCCTGGTGCTGGGCGTGCTCGTGGCCGCCGGGCTGCAATTCCTGCTGACACGCTCGGTGTTCGGCTACCGCCTGCGGGTGGTGGGCGAGAATCCGGCGGCGGCGGGGTACGCCGGGATCAGCGCGGGCCGCGTGATGACGCTCGCCGCCCTGATCACCGGGGGCGCGGCGGGGCTGGCCGGGGTGGGCGAGGTGGCGGGCATCCACCACCGCCTGATCGAGCCGGGGCAGCTCTCACTGGGGTACGGCTTCACCGCCGTCATCGTGGCGTGGCTCGCGCGGGGCAATCCGCTGGCCGCTTTGCTCACCGCGCCGCTGATGGGCGTGATCCTGGCGGGCGGCGACGTGCTCAAGATCGACCAGAACATGCCCTTCCGCATCGTGGACGTGTTCAGCGGCGTGATGCTGCTGTGCCTGATCGTGAGCGAGCTGTTCGTGCAGAACAGGGTCCGGCTCGGCACGGGGAGGGCTCATGGATGA
- a CDS encoding ABC transporter ATP-binding protein, whose product MAPRTRPADAAGPPVLRLRGITKRFPGVTANDHVSLEVHAGEVLGLLGENGAGKSTLVSILYGLYRPDEGDILMDGREVRLTSPAQALRLGIGLVPQHPLLVERHTVAENLALGAGGAWLPVRRVTPRLRELSRAYGLEVDPNAPVHTLSPGEKQRVEILRALLGGARVLILDEPTSVLTPQEAEGLFRVMRELRASGKSLIFISHKLGEVLDICDRTVVLRRGRVVGGLPIAEATQAKLAELMVGRGVNFERRRVTGRLGPVLLGVRDLQGRGERGHLALRVVSFDLHAGEVLGVAGVAGNGQTELVEVLAGLRPTSGGEITLGGQPLTGDPARRFSQGVAHIPEDRLHTGTVPTMSVSENLVLREHGQAPFSRGGLRDIAAQDDFARRMVDRYGVSTPGIHTPSRLLSGGNIQKLILARELAENAQLILAVHPTYGLDIGATEQVHGELLRRAEGGAGVLLVGEDLDELLLLCDRIAVMVHGELLGPFDAARTSREELGLRMTGGAA is encoded by the coding sequence GTGGCACCGAGAACGAGGCCAGCGGACGCGGCGGGACCGCCCGTCCTGAGGCTGCGGGGCATCACCAAGCGCTTTCCGGGCGTGACGGCCAACGATCACGTGTCGCTGGAGGTTCACGCGGGCGAGGTGCTCGGCCTGCTGGGCGAGAACGGCGCGGGCAAGAGCACCCTCGTCAGCATCCTGTACGGCCTGTACCGACCCGACGAGGGCGACATCCTGATGGACGGGAGGGAGGTGCGCCTGACCTCCCCTGCCCAGGCGCTGAGGCTCGGCATCGGGCTCGTGCCGCAGCACCCCCTCCTCGTGGAGCGGCACACCGTCGCCGAGAACCTGGCGCTGGGGGCGGGGGGGGCGTGGCTCCCGGTGCGCCGCGTGACTCCCCGCCTCCGCGAACTGTCGCGGGCCTACGGTCTGGAGGTGGACCCCAACGCGCCCGTCCACACCCTCTCACCCGGCGAGAAGCAGCGCGTGGAGATTCTGCGCGCCCTGCTGGGTGGGGCCCGCGTCCTCATCCTCGACGAGCCCACGAGCGTGCTCACCCCGCAGGAGGCCGAGGGGCTCTTTCGGGTGATGCGCGAGCTGAGGGCGAGCGGCAAGTCGCTCATCTTTATCAGCCACAAGTTGGGCGAGGTGCTGGACATCTGCGACCGCACGGTGGTCCTGCGCCGGGGGCGGGTGGTGGGTGGCCTCCCCATAGCCGAGGCGACCCAGGCGAAACTCGCCGAGCTCATGGTGGGGCGCGGGGTGAACTTTGAGCGCCGCCGGGTGACGGGCCGCCTCGGCCCCGTCTTGCTCGGCGTCCGCGACCTTCAGGGCCGGGGGGAGCGTGGCCACCTCGCCCTGCGCGTGGTGAGTTTTGACCTGCACGCGGGCGAGGTGCTGGGGGTGGCGGGCGTGGCCGGGAACGGGCAAACCGAACTCGTGGAGGTGCTCGCGGGCCTGCGTCCAACGAGCGGCGGCGAGATCACGCTCGGCGGGCAGCCCCTGACGGGCGATCCGGCACGGCGCTTCTCGCAGGGAGTGGCGCACATTCCGGAGGACCGCCTCCACACCGGGACCGTTCCTACCATGAGCGTCTCGGAGAATCTGGTGCTGCGCGAACACGGCCAGGCGCCCTTCTCGCGGGGGGGCCTCCGTGACATCGCGGCTCAGGACGACTTTGCCCGCCGCATGGTGGACCGGTACGGGGTGTCCACCCCGGGCATCCACACCCCCAGCCGCCTGCTGTCGGGTGGAAACATCCAGAAGCTGATCCTGGCACGTGAACTCGCCGAGAACGCCCAGCTGATCCTGGCCGTCCACCCCACCTATGGCCTCGATATCGGGGCGACCGAGCAGGTCCACGGCGAACTCCTGCGGCGGGCGGAAGGAGGCGCGGGCGTCCTGCTGGTGGGCGAGGACCTCGACGAACTGCTCTTGCTGTGTGACCGCATCGCGGTGATGGTCCACGGCGAACTGCTCGGGCCCTTCGATGCCGCACGAACCTCGCGCGAGGAGCTGGGCCTGCGGATGACCGGGGGCGCGGCATGA
- a CDS encoding nucleoside deaminase, with protein MGRPISRGAGVRPLLLSPQDARHLRRALHLAGEARAAGQHPFGALVVDGAGLVVAEAGNNSLPPDGDPTQHAELRVAARAARLLPAGELAQATLYTSAEPCVMCAGAVYWCNIGRVVYALSEERLLRLTGDHPENPTFSLPCREVFARGQRPTQVLGPFLEDEAAQAHLDFWQRS; from the coding sequence ATGGGCAGACCCATCTCCAGGGGAGCAGGGGTGAGGCCCTTGCTCCTCTCCCCCCAGGACGCGCGGCACCTTCGCCGCGCCCTGCACCTGGCGGGGGAGGCGCGAGCAGCGGGCCAGCACCCCTTCGGGGCGCTGGTGGTGGACGGGGCGGGCCTGGTCGTGGCCGAGGCGGGCAACAACTCCCTGCCACCCGACGGTGATCCCACCCAGCACGCCGAGTTGCGCGTCGCCGCCCGGGCCGCCCGCCTCCTGCCAGCGGGGGAGCTGGCTCAGGCCACGCTGTATACCAGCGCGGAGCCGTGCGTGATGTGCGCGGGGGCCGTGTACTGGTGCAACATCGGCCGCGTGGTCTACGCGCTGTCCGAAGAACGCCTGCTGCGTCTCACGGGCGACCACCCGGAGAACCCCACGTTCTCCCTTCCCTGCCGGGAGGTGTTCGCGCGCGGGCAGCGGCCCACCCAGGTCCTCGGCCCCTTCCTAGAGGACGAGGCGGCGCAGGCCCACCTGGACTTCTGGCAGCGGTCTTGA